The nucleotide sequence TTggggtttatttttattaattattctaTTAGGATACGCTTTGGTAGACGTACCTCGAAAGCTTTGGTTTTCCGGAAACCCTCAGTTATGCTTGTTAAGGagttattttcaagtttcaaaattaacgTCTGATTTTTACGACGCTGAAGCGgagttgaaaaacttgatacAAGTTAgtatttactttttcattttactgGTGAAATTATTGTCTTATGATGCTGAAAACTTACGGTGCTAAATATTGCAGAGAATTTACATAACTGAGGCTAGGATACCGGAAAATGATCCTTTGAGAGTTTATGTGGACATAGTTTGCAGCATTATACCTGTTCAGTTCCATCCGACTGCTGCGAGGGTTAATTCAGATCGATCCTCGACAACTCCTTCGCCCACGAAAGAAGTTCTAGTACAGTATCATAAACAGGTAGACGTCAATATATTGAACTCGATTGCCAAGAAAATATttaaagggtcattccatgtcaactcaaccaaaaaaaggcgattttgaaagtcatgtctttcgatttcgctcaaattttttttacaatatataacCATCCAGtgagtaagaaccccgcaattagtttggtcccagcctccTCAGGGGGCAGGTGGGGAGACTTccgttattttcacattgtctcgaggtactcaacttcagcagcccattcctccaaaacgaTGATACttcgatcaaaactgatttcacagtttgaaagggcattgcatttagaactttttagacattttgaaattttcaaaagttgtaacttgaactttcaaattgaaagttcagatttcaaaatggcgctgtaagtgggagcttccatttaaaattttgaaaaaatttccatagatgtaccttttaatgctttttcgaaatatttaagtttcaagatgggatctctcaatggagggggagcacccccacccccaattttgggcgaaactttcgaaagaaaatctggggcatatgacatatcgaattctatgtttttggtgacgctgaacacgaatatcacgtcagatttttgataggaccccatccacagccCTCAGCACCTTCctaaagggggtaaaagttcaagaaagtgttttgttcgtggaACACATGGAagagtatgtttttggtgacgcagaatacgaatatggacgtcagatttttgattggaccccatccatggcccccaacaattttttttcgacttttacgTATTGGTGGAGGTTCTGGGGActatgggtgaagtcgatttgaaaaactatgaCTACATTCGTGTTCGGCGATATccaaaacatactatttcatgtgtcacacgaatgtaactattttttttggagtcaccccctttggggaggtgctggggaccGTGCATAgggtccaataaaaaatttgacgtcatatttCTGTTCagtgtcaccaaaaacatacaattccatgtgtcgcacgaacaaaacacctttttgaacttttactccctttggggaggtgctgagggCCGTGGAGGGGgtcttatcaaaaatctgacgtcatactCGTGTTTAGTgccaccaaaaacatagaattcgatatgtcacatgccccagattttctttcgaaagtttcgcccaaaattgggggtaggggtgctccctctccattgagagatcccatctcgaaacttgaatatttcgaaaatgcaTCAAGAggttcatctatggaaattttttcaaaattttaaatggtagctccaacttacagcgccattttgaaatttgaaatttcaatttgaaagttcaactttcaacttttgaaaatttcaaaatgcttaaaaagttttaaatgcaatgccctttcaaactgtgaaatcagttaggatcaaagtatcatagttttggaggaatgggctggtgaagttgagtacctcgagataatgtgaagcccccccccccgcccgtcccctgagggggctgggatgAAACTAATTGCgaggttcttacttactgggtgggtatatattgtaaaaaaaatttgagcgaaatcgaaagacatgactcaaaaacgttggttgagttgacatgaaATGACCCTAAAGGTGTTTGCCTCTGATTTAaacgggatcgcgatttttggaaagagggTGGTTTAAAACCTCCAATgactaaaatttcaactaactattgatttttcaattaggtactattggcgaatttttgaaaatttaaaatttgagttaaaatttttggagattggtgctttttagaaaaatatttataaaattcagtaaaaatcttggaaataaaatttaaaaaaactgtttcgagactgatttttaaacttttttacaaaaaaaaaaatgaatttttttgagaaaaatgaaccaatgtgaaCAACCATTTGTTctgggccattctggagcctctagagatttttcaactttctctaaaaatttcaaagttatgtatttagaaaaaaaaaatcttgaaaatttaaattatttttctactcttgatttctgccaaaaattgcaagaagTCGCGCCTTTCATCGTCAAAATTgaagatagtttttttttggcgaaaaattccaaaaattctcactgcGTTGCCAAATACCTACTGCGAAAATtgtcggtttttttttacaaaaatttgtgaaaaagtcacgttttttttatcaaaattgcgaaaaagtatttttttcctcaataatTTCCATAAAGTAGAGCTTTTTGGccacaaattagaaaaattcttgtttttttttaaaattggaatttcaaaaaaaaaatgttcatcttcTTTCATGCTAAAATTATTGTACCTATTAGTGAGTATCGCGTTCAGCCAAAAATGGTGAGATGTCTCAGCATTTGTCAAAAGTGCcataaagtctcgttttttgtcaaaaatttgcttagagaacttttttcaatgcttGTCAAACAATTTGCAACATGTCAGAATATTTTTACTAAAGAATAATTCCTAatgaaacaattattttttacagTTGAAATCCGCCCTTCACACGTATCGCAGAACTCACATACAAAGAGAGCGTATGTTCGATCAAGTTTacgaattgcaaaaaataatttcaaatagaaAGGAAgattatcaaaattataaagatTATTTAGTTCAGGGTCCATTCCAGTGGCCTGATAAATGGCGATTATTTTGCTTCGGtgggtattttattttattctgtttttttttttttttcaatgattcgaAAATGGACGAATTCTAAAAATATTGATGAATATGTTTCAGATTATTTATGGGCAGCTATATGGAAACCTGTGGTGATGAAGGTGTTATCTACAATCTCGATCGTTATGTCTGCCGCAGTTGTGTGGTCTGAgtcgacatttttcaaagaaaacccAGTGCTCTCTGTGTTCGCATTGTTGATCAGGGGTTCCAAGTCGAATTATAATTACGCCGTGATCGAGGTCTAGATCACATTTTAtacatttcaattaaaaaaaaaaaaaaatcattgaaatttgaCTCGTTTTCTGTTACAGATCTTATGTGCTGTAACTCTAGCTTATTTGTGTTACTGCGCTTACTCCACCGTattcaaaatacgtatttttaattattatcatTTCGCTCCTGATCATCAAACTGATGAAAATAGTTTGATATTTTCGGGCATGTAAGTTCTGCTACCTATTTTATAAGTAGAATATTGTCAACGAATGTTGTCACATAATATGGATTCTAATGCAGAGGAATTTTTACAGGTTGCTGAGCAGATTGACGCCGCCATTATGCTTGAATTTTCTCGGATTAATCCACATGGATAGTCATATTATTAAAAAACGTATTCTAGAGACTCAGTATACTCAGGttagttgtgaaaaaaatcattatccaGCGAATAAATATCTACAGTACCTTGTAAAAGAGAACTAATCATTGGATGTGTTTAGATAATGGGCCATATGGATGTGATTTCGATAATCAGCAATGGATTCAATACTTATTTCCCCATGGTGATGATCATCATTAGTACAGCAACGTATTTCAATATAGGTTCACATTTGCTATCGGCCATCGGTTTCCCGCAATATTTCGCCGATGATGAAATCACCGAAGATATAGTCACCGAAGGACAGAGGCTTGCTTTAGCTGgtaaatattatcaaaatgatgaccaagttttttaaattttgttttcccATTAATTTCCTGGCGTaatattgattaattttttcaaagaaaaagatAAACGTTTAAGAAGAGGACTTCTGTCACCTAATGAGCTACCTGAAAGTACGTACAGAAATGAAGATAGTTCACGTGGTCGTCGTTTCAAGCGAGGTGAGCTGTAGGCCTAAAGTGACCTCATATCacattgatttattttcaatatgcGAATAACTCGTGTATTTTTCCCACAGCAGATCGTTCATCAACTGATGAAAGTTCGTTCAATTCTAGTAAATTCGAAATGAATCTTCAAGCTTCGTCTCCCAGAGAAACATTCCCATCGAAGAATATATTCGACGATGTGTAGATAAGtttatattattaatttatgatttttttacacaatgATAGTGAtctcgatttgattttttactcgCGCTTTTGTATGTAGAACGAAAGCGTTTATGAAAGATATTCATGTAAAGTTTAACATACAGTTTGTTCAATGGTCAGTGTAACTGTAGCTATATAACTTGGTCTAGTCTTGTAACATATGAAATATGTTAGATTTATACTTgcgtttatttttaataaattatttgcagtttcaaatttttggataggttttttttacgattaatGACGTTCGGAAAATTATGCTCAATGTACTCTCAAAGCTACGTATATAATCTTTGAGGATTAGGGATAGAATCATTCGCAAAATTCGTGGTTcgtttcaatcaattttatgcatgtctgattttttttcgttcttattTTTGTCCTATCGAACTATAAGATTCTCTCATATTCGCTCATCAACCTCTTTCGCATCTCtctttttagctaaaaaaaagagttgatttttggcACCTTTTTCCACGGTTTTTGATTTTGCGTTATCACTAGAGCCACTCcaaggaggctgaaatttggcatgtacatCTGATCTAATAGATGCTTTATTTATAGAAGTGCATTTTTATTGTTTCGATTTTACAGGGGTCGTACTCCAtttccctctaaaaaaaataataactgtggtaaccaaaaaaagttcaaaaaattaacccaCAACAAGTAGCCACgaagtgaccaaaaattagggaaaaaaattatataaaactCCCGCAAAACATGATTTTAATGCAGCgaataaaatcactaaaaaaaaacaaaattctttgACAAATAATTATTAGCAAAAAGAGATAcactttaacaatttttgtcgaaatagtcagactattttgcaactttttggcaaaaaaactagattttttaaaaatttatggagaagtcaaaattttgaagtttacaattttaaaaaaattttcagtaaaaaaaagttttggtagaattctttgccaaaaatataaatttttacttacaagtcggttttttcaaatttccaaggTTTTCGGGGTGTTCCAagcattttttggagggagaaGAGAAGAAGAGGGAGTGTTAACAATACCTCTACCATTTCAatctatcatttttgaaattttcaagctttttcgagagtttttaatgaaattaccATTGTACATTTTCAACGTACGCTATTTgttctaaaaaattgtaattagctccattaaaaaaaaaaaaaagaaaaaaacctacTTTTGAAGAAAGGAAGAGCACATTTTTTGGCCAAGAAAAGCGAGcatatgaaattttggaaaattttcgattcaaaaatatcaagacGAGCGGCGTTTTTAtcgagtatattttttctttttgagcgaatttattttcgaattcgaagataaatttttaaaaaattcaaaatttaatatctaTTGTAAGACAAAAAAATGCAGCACTTGTAGGATTAGCGGAACTGTTAGACACTCTGGATTTACAAAATCCAAGAGCAGTGGTGGTTACAGCttcccaaacaattttttttaaagcaaattttctaaaaagtcaaAGGTCCCTCAATTCTGGACATCtggagtcaattttgaaaaagtttgaccagatagctcttgaaattttggaatttttcaaaaagttgtacgATCTGAAGTTCTCGTGTGAGAGAGAGGGAGGTAGGGACGATGAGGTTAAAAATTGATCCAAGAATTTGACGTTTTTtctacgtacatacatatttttgaagtCACTTGACCAAGATTTTTTGCTAGGCTccatcaaatttctaaaatagaaaaattttccaatttctctgATGTGGTAtaatagtcggggggcccgcataagaatcacttgcaccccctgccgatcctccgggacaattttttcttaaagggggagtcctaaggaatatttttagctcttgtcctaaaaaaaagtggccctagttacaaaatggcggttatttcgattgacaggtcagccgaaatcgcagattttgcgttccaacataggactagcataacattttttaaaccatacaaaggtagatcgaaagagcaggcaaaaattcatcacctgtcaacattttaagtgctaaagtgcctttttcgatttttggtgaattttcaaaaatcaaattttggccgaaatgtgagaaaaaatcaaaattttaccaaattgatctggaaagctgaaatttgggatataccctattttcgacccgccaaatcgattggaagctgtttcagaccgttttgagcagttctggagcctccagcagatttttg is from Planococcus citri chromosome 1, ihPlaCitr1.1, whole genome shotgun sequence and encodes:
- the LOC135849724 gene encoding LMBR1 domain-containing protein 2 homolog isoform X1, which codes for MITPLSLLVEIVVVFVITALLLHKYGDWKRQNAMIILVVLISWYFSLLTVFVLPLDISSTTFRQCMELGVENASTNGSHHSTTCKEPWSYVPEEVLPRLWRIVYWTSQFLTWVLLPLMQSYARAGDFTFYEKLKSALKDNILYYGSYVCLCVICLFYIILYTDIPLDGSKLRAIASSASNTWGLFLLIILLGYALVDVPRKLWFSGNPQLCLLRSYFQVSKLTSDFYDAEAELKNLIQRIYITEARIPENDPLRVYVDIVCSIIPVQFHPTAARVNSDRSSTTPSPTKEVLVQYHKQLKSALHTYRRTHIQRERMFDQVYELQKIISNRKEDYQNYKDYLVQGPFQWPDKWRLFCFDYLWAAIWKPVVMKVLSTISIVMSAAVVWSESTFFKENPVLSVFALLIRGSKSNYNYAVIEILCAVTLAYLCYCAYSTVFKIRIFNYYHFAPDHQTDENSLIFSGMLLSRLTPPLCLNFLGLIHMDSHIIKKRILETQYTQIMGHMDVISIISNGFNTYFPMVMIIISTATYFNIGSHLLSAIGFPQYFADDEITEDIVTEGQRLALAEKDKRLRRGLLSPNELPESTYRNEDSSRGRRFKRADRSSTDESSFNSSKFEMNLQASSPRETFPSKNIFDDV
- the LOC135849724 gene encoding LMBR1 domain-containing protein 2 homolog isoform X2, whose translation is MITPLSLLVEIVVVFVITALLLHKYGDWKRQNAMIILVVLISWYFSLLTVFVLPLDISSTTFRQCMELGVENASTNGSHHSTTCKEPWSYVPEEVLPRLWRIVYWTSQFLTWVLLPLMQSYARAGDFTFYEKLKSALKDNILYYGSYVCLCVICLFYIILYTDIPLDGSKLRAIASSASNTWGLFLLIILLGYALVDVPRKLWFSGNPQLCLLRSYFQVSKLTSDFYDAEAELKNLIQRIYITEARIPENDPLRVYVDIVCSIIPVQFHPTAARVNSDRSSTTPSPTKEVLVQYHKQLKSALHTYRRTHIQRERMFDQVYELQKIISNRKEDYQNYKDYLVQGPFQWPDKWRLFCFDYLWAAIWKPVVMKVLSTISIVMSAAVVWSESTFFKENPVLSVFALLIRGSKSNYNYAVIEILCAVTLAYLCYCAYSTVFKIRIFNYYHFAPDHQTDENSLIFSGMLLSRLTPPLCLNFLGLIHMDSHIIKKRILETQYTQIMGHMDVISIISNGFNTYFPMVMIIISTATYFNIGSHLLSAIGFPQYFADDEITEDIVTEGQRLALAEKDKRLRRGLLSPNELPESTYRNEDSSRGRRFKRDRSSTDESSFNSSKFEMNLQASSPRETFPSKNIFDDV